ATACACCCTCACTTCCTCCTCATCCTCTGCTCATTTTTTCTCAAAAAAAGCAGACTCTGTATCTTCTCTTCCTCTCTACCATTTCCTTCTTTAAGCTAATTTATTAGTTTCTTGCTAGCTAAGCATGGCAAAAGAAGGAGAGAACAGCACTTTCCATGCCAGGGATTATGTTGACCCTCCACCAGCACCATTGATTGATGCTTCAGAGCTTAAGAAATGGTCATTTTACAGAGCATTGATAGCTGAGTTCATTGCAACTATGCTCTTCCTTTACATCACAGTCTTGACTGTGATTGGTCACAAGAGCCAAGTTGCTACCTCCCCTGACGCATGTTCTGGTGTTGGCCTTCTTGGTATTGCTTGGGCCTTTGGTGGCATGATCTTCATCCTTGTTTACTGCACTGCTGGTATTTCTGGTATGTTATTCCATTCATTTTCTTGGATTTTCGAGTTCATAACATAGTATGATAACATTTCAACGGTTAATTGATTTAGTTTCTCTTGGCATGGTACGACAGGGGGTCATATTAACCCAGCAGTGACATTTGGGCTGTTTTTGGCTCGTAAGGTCTCATTGATCCGAGCCATTGCATACATGGTGGCTCAGTCATTGGGAGCCATATGTGGGGTTGGGATGGTTAAGGCATTCCAATCAGCATACTACAACAGGTATGGAGGTGGAGCCAACACTCTAGCAGATGGTTACAGCACAGGCACTGGTTTGGGTGCAGAAATTATTGGAACCTTTGTGTTGGTTTACACTGTTTTCTCTGCTACTGATCCTAAGAGGAAGGCTAGAGACTCCCATGTCCCTGTAAGTACCTTAACATTTACTCTTCTTAAAGATGGCAATTCATTTGTCGTTTCAACATAAAATCATTACTATATTTGCACTTTTATTTGACATCCAAATTAATGATATGATAAGTTTTAATTATAGCAAAAATATTGGTATTTAGATCCAAAGATAATGAAGATGTGAATCTGATTTTTCTACCCTATTAACACAAGTAGTTAAAAGAAATAGTGGGATGAGGTGGCCTATCATGGCTGTGATTactattaaaccaaaatttttactgtgTATTTTTTTTCCATGACAAAAAGGCAATGCTTTATGTCATAAAAATCTTGGTCGTTTTCAGACCAACGTGAAAACCTTGTTAAAAAGCAAAAGTAAAAAACGTCATTCCTGTGCCTTCTTGTTCATCAACAACGTCTCTTTTTAACTAATTTCCTTATTTAGTAAATTTGAGAGATTTTTAATTGAACATAATATGCATgggaaaataattaaattagtttGTTAATTATGTTAAAAAAAGGTATTGGCTCCCCTCCCCATTGGATTTGCTGTATTCATGGTTCATTTGGCTACCATCCCAATCACCGGCACTGGCATCAACCCTGCTAGAAGTATTGGAGCTGCTGTTGTCTTCAACAACAAGAAAGCTTGGGATGATCATGTTAGTATACTTCTCAACAACTCCTAAATCTCTTTTAAACTGGATTGGATTGATGGTCAAATTGGTTAAatctttatatttaattatacatCCCTATATTCTTTCGTATTTTGGTGTTTGAACTTGGTAATGTAAAAATTTGATGACTTTGCAGTCATCTCATTAAATTTTGATGGACTAGTTACCAAGTTTAGGTGTCAAACTAGACTTAATTTCCTTGGTCGAGGAATAAAAGTTTTATTAAccattttataattattcattatctTAATTTACCCTTGACATGCTTTATTTTGATTCTTTTTTCAGTGGATTTTCTGGGTTGGTCCCATGATTGGAGCAGCCATAGCAGCATTCTACCACCAATTCA
The Gossypium arboreum isolate Shixiya-1 chromosome 10, ASM2569848v2, whole genome shotgun sequence genome window above contains:
- the LOC108489390 gene encoding probable aquaporin PIP2-5, producing the protein MAKEGENSTFHARDYVDPPPAPLIDASELKKWSFYRALIAEFIATMLFLYITVLTVIGHKSQVATSPDACSGVGLLGIAWAFGGMIFILVYCTAGISGGHINPAVTFGLFLARKVSLIRAIAYMVAQSLGAICGVGMVKAFQSAYYNRYGGGANTLADGYSTGTGLGAEIIGTFVLVYTVFSATDPKRKARDSHVPVLAPLPIGFAVFMVHLATIPITGTGINPARSIGAAVVFNNKKAWDDHWIFWVGPMIGAAIAAFYHQFILRAGAAKALGSFRSQTHV